The proteins below come from a single Chryseobacterium sp. MA9 genomic window:
- a CDS encoding M23 family metallopeptidase → MKKITILGSLICSLWAFSQKSAKMYYEHTKDIITYYADNIEIYPISITFSEQPETENLKSPEAFKMIRVLPPKSMKNRIAYFVVNDNKKGWKIKKMPAYYTLAGDATIKTYDADYIYDLPFQKGKSFNVYQGYNGIFSHQNENSLDFVMPEGTEITAAREGKVIDAVQNNNTGCPTASCANQANYISILHSDGTIAQYFHLKQNGVKVKIGDEVKKGDLIGLSGNTGWTNGPHLHFQCFLPDPSKPKQKNTLKTLFRTGNGSKNEYLTEKKTYSKEY, encoded by the coding sequence ATGAAAAAAATAACAATTCTCGGATCACTTATCTGCTCTCTATGGGCTTTCTCTCAGAAGAGCGCAAAAATGTATTATGAACATACGAAAGATATTATCACTTACTATGCTGATAATATTGAAATCTATCCCATTTCAATAACTTTCTCTGAACAGCCGGAAACAGAAAATTTGAAAAGTCCGGAAGCATTTAAAATGATCAGAGTGCTGCCTCCTAAATCAATGAAAAACAGAATTGCTTATTTTGTTGTCAATGATAATAAAAAAGGTTGGAAAATTAAGAAAATGCCTGCTTATTATACATTGGCTGGAGATGCAACGATAAAGACCTATGATGCTGACTATATATATGACCTTCCTTTTCAAAAAGGGAAATCCTTCAATGTTTATCAGGGGTACAATGGAATATTTTCTCACCAGAATGAAAACTCTTTAGATTTCGTAATGCCTGAAGGAACAGAAATCACAGCAGCAAGAGAAGGCAAAGTGATTGATGCTGTTCAGAATAATAATACAGGATGCCCTACAGCAAGTTGTGCTAATCAGGCTAATTATATTTCAATTTTACATTCGGATGGAACCATTGCACAGTATTTTCACCTGAAGCAAAATGGAGTTAAAGTTAAAATAGGAGATGAGGTTAAAAAAGGTGATTTAATAGGATTGAGCGGTAACACAGGCTGGACAAATGGTCCCCATTTACATTTCCAGTGCTTTCTTCCCGATCCCTCAAAACCTAAGCAGAAAAATACCCTTAAAACCCTTTTCAGAACTGGTAATGGAAGCAAAAATGAATATCTGACAGAGAAAAAAACATATTCAAAAGAGTATTAG
- the dnaN gene encoding DNA polymerase III subunit beta, which translates to MKFIISSGELQKALQTVSGVISSSQSRPILENYLFELDGNNVTITASDGETTLVTSLEVKSDDTGKFAVPAKIFQDFIKTYGEQPLTFVVKDNAEGTGSQLEILDEKDNFAVALDNADDYPELPEFDASQSVTMPAGVLSEALTNTLFATSNDSLRPVMTGVLFQFGENETNFVSTDSHRLVVYKRADLMNAEPMEFIMPKKPLNIFKNILASSNEDVTIDFNENMAKFTFGKHIWICRLIDGKYPNYTAVIPKENPNVLTINRNLLLGAIKRASIMSNKSTNQVRFKLSGNILHLHAEDTEYANKADMQIPCDYNGEDINIGFSSKFLTEMLTILGSDDITMKMSQPNRPGIIEPLDGLEENENILMLSMPVIGL; encoded by the coding sequence ATGAAATTTATTATTTCAAGTGGTGAACTGCAGAAGGCTTTGCAAACTGTAAGTGGCGTAATATCAAGCTCTCAATCGAGACCGATTTTAGAAAACTATCTTTTTGAATTAGACGGAAATAATGTTACCATTACAGCATCTGACGGAGAGACAACTCTTGTTACTTCTCTGGAAGTAAAGTCTGATGATACAGGTAAATTTGCTGTTCCTGCTAAAATTTTTCAGGATTTTATCAAGACATATGGTGAACAGCCTCTGACATTTGTTGTAAAAGACAATGCCGAAGGTACTGGAAGCCAGCTTGAGATTTTAGATGAAAAAGATAATTTCGCAGTAGCATTAGACAATGCTGATGACTATCCCGAATTACCGGAATTCGACGCTTCACAAAGTGTTACGATGCCGGCAGGAGTTCTGTCTGAAGCTTTGACAAACACACTATTCGCTACAAGTAATGATTCCCTTCGCCCAGTAATGACAGGGGTTCTTTTCCAGTTTGGAGAAAACGAAACCAATTTCGTTTCTACAGACTCCCACAGATTGGTGGTGTACAAAAGAGCAGACCTTATGAATGCTGAACCGATGGAGTTTATCATGCCTAAAAAGCCTCTGAACATTTTCAAAAATATCCTGGCAAGTTCCAATGAAGACGTTACTATCGATTTCAATGAGAATATGGCCAAGTTTACTTTTGGTAAGCATATCTGGATCTGTAGACTGATTGATGGAAAATATCCAAACTATACAGCGGTAATTCCAAAGGAAAATCCAAATGTATTGACAATCAACAGAAATCTTCTGTTAGGAGCTATCAAAAGAGCATCTATCATGTCTAATAAATCTACCAATCAGGTAAGATTCAAGCTTTCCGGAAATATTCTTCACCTTCATGCAGAAGATACTGAATATGCAAATAAAGCAGATATGCAGATTCCTTGTGACTACAATGGAGAAGATATCAATATCGGATTCAGTTCTAAATTTTTAACTGAAATGCTGACGATCTTAGGATCTGACGATATCACCATGAAAATGTCCCAACCTAACAGACCAGGGATCATTGAACCTCTTGACGGTCTTGAAGAAAACGAAAATATCTTAATGCTGTCAATGCCGGTAATCGGATTATAA
- a CDS encoding diacylglycerol kinase family protein yields the protein MQKSPIHKSFLNAFRGVFMMIKTERNFQIELLAFFVNLFFIFYFRLNSTDAALVLIASFAVLTAEIFNTAIEKICDIIQPDFDKRIGFIKDIAAGAVFLTAIASVIIGILVYGKYVVRLMKTIKLLFL from the coding sequence ATGCAAAAATCTCCCATTCATAAAAGTTTTCTCAATGCATTCCGGGGTGTTTTCATGATGATAAAAACGGAAAGGAATTTCCAGATTGAACTTTTGGCATTTTTTGTCAACCTCTTCTTCATTTTCTATTTCCGTCTTAATAGTACGGATGCTGCTTTGGTCCTGATTGCTTCTTTTGCAGTTCTGACAGCCGAAATTTTCAATACTGCCATTGAAAAGATCTGTGATATCATTCAACCTGATTTCGACAAAAGAATCGGGTTTATTAAAGATATTGCTGCAGGAGCTGTTTTTTTAACAGCTATTGCCTCGGTGATTATTGGGATTCTGGTGTATGGAAAATATGTTGTAAGATTGATGAAGACTATAAAACTGTTGTTCCTGTAG
- a CDS encoding GyrI-like domain-containing protein, protein MNNMKVEPFKVIGISVRTTNENGQAGKDIPVLWEKMMNENIINSIPNKIDNTIYSIYTDYEKDHTKPYTTVLGCKVENLDNIPEGMIGYSFDGGDYVKFTTKGDLSKGLIINEWLKIWEMDLGRVFTADFEVYGEKAQNPSDAEVDILIAVK, encoded by the coding sequence ATGAATAACATGAAAGTAGAACCTTTTAAGGTAATCGGTATTTCAGTAAGAACAACCAATGAAAATGGACAGGCAGGAAAAGATATTCCGGTTTTATGGGAAAAAATGATGAATGAAAATATTATTAATTCGATTCCAAATAAGATAGACAACACTATTTATTCAATCTATACGGATTACGAAAAAGACCATACAAAGCCTTATACTACAGTTCTTGGATGTAAAGTGGAAAACCTTGACAATATTCCAGAAGGAATGATAGGTTATTCTTTTGACGGTGGAGATTATGTGAAATTTACCACAAAAGGAGACCTTTCAAAAGGGTTGATCATCAATGAATGGTTGAAAATCTGGGAAATGGATCTGGGAAGAGTGTTTACAGCCGATTTTGAAGTCTATGGAGAAAAAGCACAAAATCCTTCAGATGCCGAAGTCGATATCTTAATTGCCGTCAAATAA